The Candidatus Polarisedimenticolaceae bacterium genome window below encodes:
- a CDS encoding ABC transporter permease subunit has product MRRLRFGPVLPRRPALADVLIFAGIAALLYAGVRLAFFAPTAIAGPEISTSPGALPWYALLSVSRMAAAYALSLGFSLAYGYAAARNPGARKVLMPLLDVLQSVPILSFLPVVLLGLSAVLPQRAAAEVAAIVLIFTSQAWNLTFSFYQSLTTIPSELREAASIFRLSPWMRLRVLELPFAAIGLIWNSVMSWAGGWFFLMASEIFKVGSHDFRLPGLGSYLQTAASTGDLRAVLLGVVTLVAIVVVLDQVVWRPLLAWATKFKIESVEGEQPQTSWFRDALDGSRLAAEIRTRVIAPLGDRMDRASLAVDAKPRARREESRWPAWVAGAVLVAIVLYGAVRAASLLASLSLASWETIGAGLLATFARVAASLLIAVAWTLPVGYVIGTRPRLARVLQPAAQVLAAVPATALFPVILIVLLRLPFGLNLAAVLLMLMGTQWYLLFNVIAGASAIPRDLRDTTDLLRLTRAARWRTLVLPSLFPFVITGAITASGGAWNASIVAEFVEFGGETHQTVGVGATIAAATADANYAMLLAGTLALVGTVVLINRVFWARLYRLAEERYRME; this is encoded by the coding sequence GTGAGGCGACTGCGTTTCGGACCGGTACTTCCGCGGCGGCCGGCGCTCGCCGACGTCCTCATCTTCGCGGGGATCGCTGCGCTGCTCTATGCGGGCGTCCGCCTCGCCTTCTTCGCGCCGACGGCGATCGCGGGGCCGGAGATCTCGACGTCGCCGGGTGCGCTCCCGTGGTACGCGCTCCTCTCGGTGAGCCGGATGGCCGCCGCCTACGCGCTGTCGCTCGGGTTCAGCCTGGCCTACGGCTACGCCGCGGCGAGGAACCCCGGAGCGCGCAAGGTCCTGATGCCGCTCCTCGACGTCCTCCAGAGCGTGCCGATCCTCTCGTTCCTCCCGGTCGTCCTCCTCGGACTCTCCGCCGTGCTCCCGCAGCGCGCGGCGGCGGAGGTCGCGGCGATCGTTCTCATCTTCACCTCGCAGGCCTGGAACCTGACGTTCTCCTTCTACCAGTCGCTCACGACGATCCCGAGCGAGCTCCGCGAGGCGGCCTCGATCTTCCGGCTCTCGCCGTGGATGCGCCTGCGCGTCCTCGAGCTGCCGTTCGCCGCGATCGGCCTCATCTGGAACAGTGTGATGAGCTGGGCCGGCGGCTGGTTCTTCCTCATGGCGTCGGAGATCTTCAAGGTCGGGTCGCACGACTTCCGCCTGCCCGGGCTCGGCTCGTACCTTCAGACCGCGGCGTCGACGGGAGATCTTCGCGCGGTGCTGCTCGGCGTCGTCACGCTCGTCGCCATCGTCGTCGTCCTCGATCAGGTCGTGTGGCGGCCGCTCCTCGCCTGGGCGACGAAGTTCAAGATCGAGTCGGTGGAGGGCGAGCAGCCGCAGACGTCGTGGTTCCGCGACGCCCTCGACGGCTCGCGGCTCGCCGCGGAGATCCGGACGCGCGTGATCGCGCCGCTCGGGGATCGGATGGATCGCGCCTCGCTCGCCGTGGACGCGAAGCCCAGAGCCCGGCGCGAGGAATCTCGATGGCCCGCGTGGGTCGCGGGGGCCGTCCTCGTCGCGATCGTCCTCTACGGCGCCGTCCGTGCCGCGTCGCTCCTCGCCTCGCTGTCGCTCGCCTCGTGGGAGACGATCGGCGCGGGCCTCCTCGCGACCTTCGCGCGCGTGGCCGCGTCGCTCCTGATCGCCGTCGCCTGGACGCTCCCTGTCGGCTACGTGATCGGGACGAGGCCGCGGCTCGCGCGGGTGCTCCAGCCGGCGGCGCAGGTCTTGGCGGCGGTCCCCGCGACGGCGCTCTTCCCCGTGATCCTCATCGTGCTGCTCCGCCTTCCGTTCGGCCTCAACCTGGCGGCGGTTCTGCTCATGCTCATGGGGACGCAGTGGTATCTGCTCTTCAACGTGATCGCGGGAGCCTCGGCGATTCCGCGGGACCTCCGCGACACGACCGATCTCCTGCGTCTCACGCGCGCGGCGCGATGGCGCACGCTCGTCCTCCCTTCGCTCTTCCCGTTCGTCATCACCGGAGCGATCACCGCCTCGGGCGGCGCGTGGAACGCCAGCATCGTCGCCGAGTTCGTGGAGTTCGGCGGCGAGACGCACCAGACCGTCGGCGTCGGCGCGACGATCGCGGCCGCGACGGCCGACGCGAACTACGCGATGCTCCTCGCGGGCACCCTGGCGCTCGTCGGCACCGTGGTCCTGATCAACCGGGTGTTCTGGGCGCGGCTCTACCGGCTCGCGGAAGAGCGCTACCGCATGGAATGA
- a CDS encoding hemerythrin domain-containing protein → MAGPILKFLAADHERLDALLASAVTPSGEVDRASYEDLRAGLLRHIGIEEKILFPAIKGEIDKSIIARLHREHGALALLLVPTPTAAIIEEIRSILIGHNEREEGAGGVYASCDGLSAGDVAAALDAMRAYPAVKLAPHFDGPDVPRTAEEAMRAVSRRNPLP, encoded by the coding sequence ATGGCGGGACCGATTCTCAAGTTCCTCGCCGCCGATCACGAGCGGCTCGACGCGCTGCTCGCATCGGCGGTGACGCCGTCCGGCGAGGTCGATCGTGCGAGCTACGAGGATCTCCGCGCGGGGCTGCTGCGGCATATCGGGATCGAGGAGAAGATCCTCTTCCCGGCGATCAAAGGTGAGATCGACAAGTCCATCATTGCCCGGCTGCATCGGGAGCACGGTGCACTCGCGCTCCTCCTCGTACCGACGCCCACGGCCGCGATCATCGAAGAGATTCGCTCGATTCTGATCGGTCACAACGAGCGTGAGGAAGGTGCGGGCGGCGTCTACGCAAGCTGCGACGGCCTGTCCGCCGGAGACGTCGCCGCAGCGCTCGACGCGATGCGAGCCTATCCCGCGGTCAAGCTCGCGCCCCATTTCGACGGACCCGACGTACCCCGGACGGCCGAAGAGGCGATGCGAGCGGTCTCCCGGCGAAATCCACTCCCGTGA
- a CDS encoding TRAP transporter large permease subunit, with protein sequence MRPVQLARRMWEALLVASLLLLALLPMIDFAARPFGRFHVPGASSYVQVLTFFLTFLGGLAATAAGEHLRLSTAVLLGEGRLRVAADFLTHAVAASVAAVLSFAAVRVVLADRTLGRVLPFGAPEWLGETVMPAALAGMALLYVLKAGRSWRGRALAAAAVALVVALGAAPDFSRHLVLPLAALVIIATLVGAPVFAAMGGLAALFFFRDGTPVSAVTAEIYRLVASPTLPAIPLLTACGYLLADSQAAHRLVRFFRALLGWMPGGVAVLVAAVCAVFTAFTGGSGVTIIALGGLVYPILREDGYPEGFSLGLVTAAGSLGLLFPPSLPVILYSVVSKIPAEKLFLAGLLPGTLLVLIVALYGMTVGKRVRASKQPFSVKEAAAATWEAKWELSIPVAMIVLFATGWASLLETAAFAVIYTIVIVVFIHRDLTLGDLPKTLVRGSAMIGAVLLLLSCALGMTGYLVEAQIPDAVLAAVQAHIHSPLVFLLVLNVVLLVLGSVLEVFSAIVILTPLVVPLAAAYGIDPVHLGVIFLANLELGFLFPPVGLNLFLSSSRFGKPMTALYRHVLPFLAILGGGVLLITYWPDLSLALGRMLASP encoded by the coding sequence TTGAGGCCGGTCCAGCTCGCGCGACGGATGTGGGAGGCGCTGCTCGTCGCGTCGCTCCTCCTGCTCGCGCTCCTTCCGATGATCGACTTCGCCGCTCGGCCGTTCGGGCGGTTCCACGTTCCGGGCGCGTCGAGCTACGTCCAGGTTCTCACCTTCTTCCTGACCTTCCTCGGAGGACTCGCGGCGACGGCCGCCGGGGAGCATCTCCGTCTCTCGACGGCGGTCCTCCTGGGCGAGGGTCGCTTGCGCGTCGCGGCCGACTTCCTGACGCACGCCGTCGCCGCCTCCGTGGCGGCGGTGCTGTCGTTCGCGGCGGTGCGCGTCGTGCTCGCCGACCGGACGCTGGGGCGCGTGCTCCCGTTCGGCGCTCCCGAGTGGCTCGGCGAGACGGTCATGCCCGCGGCGCTCGCCGGCATGGCGCTCCTCTACGTCCTGAAGGCGGGGCGCTCGTGGCGCGGTCGCGCGCTCGCCGCCGCGGCGGTCGCGCTCGTCGTCGCACTCGGGGCGGCCCCCGACTTTTCGCGGCACCTCGTCCTGCCGCTCGCGGCGCTCGTCATCATCGCGACGCTCGTCGGCGCGCCGGTCTTCGCCGCGATGGGCGGCCTCGCCGCGCTCTTCTTCTTCCGTGACGGGACGCCCGTCTCCGCCGTCACCGCGGAGATCTACCGCCTCGTTGCGTCGCCGACCCTTCCCGCGATCCCGCTCCTGACCGCGTGCGGCTACCTGCTCGCGGACTCGCAGGCCGCTCACCGGCTCGTCCGGTTCTTCCGCGCGCTCCTCGGCTGGATGCCGGGCGGGGTCGCGGTGCTCGTCGCGGCGGTGTGCGCCGTCTTCACCGCGTTCACCGGCGGCTCCGGCGTGACGATCATCGCCCTCGGCGGGCTCGTCTATCCGATCCTGCGCGAGGACGGCTACCCGGAAGGGTTCTCGCTCGGCCTCGTCACCGCCGCGGGAAGCCTCGGCCTCCTCTTCCCGCCGAGCCTCCCCGTCATCCTTTACAGCGTCGTCTCGAAGATCCCCGCCGAGAAGCTTTTCCTCGCGGGCCTCCTGCCGGGCACGCTCCTCGTCCTCATCGTCGCGCTCTACGGGATGACGGTCGGCAAGCGCGTGCGCGCGTCCAAGCAGCCGTTCTCCGTGAAGGAAGCCGCCGCCGCGACCTGGGAGGCGAAGTGGGAGCTGTCGATCCCGGTCGCGATGATCGTGCTCTTCGCGACCGGCTGGGCGTCGCTCCTCGAGACGGCCGCGTTCGCGGTGATCTACACCATCGTGATCGTCGTCTTCATCCACCGCGACCTGACCCTCGGCGACCTGCCGAAGACGCTGGTGCGCGGCTCGGCGATGATCGGCGCCGTGCTCCTCCTCCTGAGCTGCGCGCTCGGGATGACCGGCTACCTCGTCGAGGCGCAGATCCCCGACGCGGTGCTCGCGGCCGTGCAGGCGCACATCCACTCGCCGCTCGTGTTCCTGCTCGTCTTGAACGTCGTGCTCCTCGTGCTCGGGAGCGTGCTCGAAGTGTTCTCGGCGATCGTCATCCTGACGCCGCTCGTCGTCCCCCTGGCGGCGGCGTACGGGATCGATCCCGTCCACCTCGGCGTCATCTTCCTCGCCAACCTCGAGCTCGGGTTCCTCTTTCCGCCGGTCGGCCTGAACCTCTTCCTGTCGTCGTCGCGCTTCGGCAAGCCGATGACCGCGCTCTACCGCCACGTGCTGCCGTTCCTCGCGATCCTCGGCGGGGGCGTGCTCCTGATCACGTACTGGCCCGACCTCTCGCTGGCGCTGGGCAGGATGCTCGCTTCGCCTTGA
- the dctP gene encoding TRAP transporter substrate-binding protein DctP, which translates to MRTIRCLALAAAFVLAIGTARAADTVVVKMATLVPAGSAWNTSLTEMGQKWQQVSGGKVTLKLYAGGVAGDDADVVRKIRLGTLNAGFLATSGLADIDRGVLALQIPMLFEDYAEADWVADKITPALEAKFDAKGFVVLSWIDAGWAHFFTKTPARSPDELKTAKLFAWAGDDKYIELWKGAGFHPIPLPATEISTALGTGLVNAICTTPQIAALMQWYTSAKNMTDVNWALLIGGIVIDKNTWNKIPADVRPAIIAATKETARRMRDKTRAEEAQSVDAMKSKGLIVVKPTAADLESWRKLPSSVYPLVRGAYMPADDFDLAVKSSAEYRAQKPH; encoded by the coding sequence ATGCGAACCATCCGGTGCCTCGCCCTCGCAGCCGCTTTCGTCCTCGCGATCGGAACGGCTCGCGCCGCCGACACGGTCGTCGTCAAGATGGCGACCCTCGTTCCCGCAGGATCGGCCTGGAACACCTCGCTCACGGAGATGGGGCAGAAGTGGCAGCAGGTCTCGGGAGGGAAGGTCACGCTCAAGCTCTACGCCGGCGGTGTCGCCGGTGACGACGCCGACGTCGTGCGCAAGATCCGCCTCGGCACGCTGAACGCGGGGTTCCTCGCGACCTCCGGCCTCGCCGACATCGACCGCGGCGTCCTCGCGCTCCAGATCCCGATGCTGTTCGAGGACTACGCCGAGGCCGACTGGGTCGCCGACAAGATCACGCCGGCCCTCGAGGCGAAGTTCGATGCCAAGGGGTTCGTCGTCCTCTCGTGGATCGACGCCGGCTGGGCGCACTTCTTCACCAAGACGCCGGCGCGCTCTCCGGACGAGCTGAAGACGGCGAAGCTCTTCGCCTGGGCGGGCGACGACAAGTACATCGAGCTGTGGAAGGGCGCCGGCTTCCATCCGATCCCGCTCCCCGCCACCGAGATCTCGACCGCGCTTGGGACCGGACTCGTCAACGCCATCTGCACGACGCCGCAGATCGCCGCGCTCATGCAGTGGTACACCTCGGCGAAGAACATGACCGACGTCAACTGGGCGCTCCTCATCGGCGGGATCGTCATCGACAAGAACACGTGGAACAAGATCCCCGCCGACGTGCGTCCGGCGATCATCGCCGCGACGAAGGAAACGGCGCGCCGCATGCGCGACAAGACGCGGGCCGAGGAGGCCCAGAGCGTCGACGCGATGAAGTCGAAGGGCTTGATCGTCGTGAAGCCGACCGCCGCCGATCTCGAGTCGTGGCGCAAGCTGCCGTCGAGTGTCTACCCGCTCGTCCGCGGCGCCTACATGCCGGCGGATGACTTCGATCTGGCGGTCAAGTCCTCCGCCGAGTACCGGGCGCAGAAGCCGCATTGA
- a CDS encoding TRAP transporter TatT component family protein yields MRRRVTLLLLTAILLAATPGCSIKKWAAGKVGDALASGGTTYASDDDPEFVGEATPFALKTIEGLLETTPNHKGLLLAASSGFAQYAYVYLASEADYVQDQDVARATHLRERAMKMYRRALGYGMRGLEVDHPGLRKALDADAHAALAGMKKSDVPLLYWTAAAWSLAIATDKTDAAMAVNLPVAESLMHRALELDPGYGDGVIHDYYISYEGGRAGAAGGSIDKARAELKAALDLAKGKRAAPYLAFAESVSVGTQNRKEFTEMIDAALAVNPDAVPEYRLANLVAQRRARWLLAKIDDLFLE; encoded by the coding sequence ATGCGCCGCCGAGTCACACTCCTCCTCCTGACGGCGATTCTCCTCGCCGCGACGCCGGGCTGTTCCATCAAGAAATGGGCCGCCGGGAAGGTGGGGGACGCGCTGGCCTCGGGCGGCACGACCTACGCGAGCGACGACGATCCCGAGTTCGTCGGCGAGGCGACCCCCTTCGCCCTGAAGACGATCGAAGGCCTCCTCGAGACGACGCCGAACCACAAGGGCCTCCTCCTGGCCGCGTCGTCGGGGTTCGCGCAGTACGCCTACGTGTACCTCGCGAGCGAAGCCGACTACGTCCAGGACCAAGACGTGGCGCGCGCCACCCATCTCCGTGAGCGCGCGATGAAGATGTACCGGCGCGCCCTCGGCTACGGGATGCGCGGCCTCGAGGTCGACCACCCGGGATTGCGCAAGGCGCTCGACGCCGATGCGCACGCGGCGCTCGCCGGGATGAAGAAGTCCGACGTCCCGCTTCTCTACTGGACCGCGGCCGCGTGGAGCCTCGCGATCGCGACGGACAAGACCGACGCCGCCATGGCGGTGAACCTCCCGGTCGCCGAGAGCCTGATGCACCGGGCCCTCGAGCTCGACCCCGGATACGGCGACGGGGTGATCCACGACTACTACATCTCTTATGAAGGCGGCCGGGCCGGCGCGGCGGGCGGGTCGATCGACAAGGCGCGGGCCGAGCTGAAAGCCGCGCTCGATCTGGCCAAGGGGAAGAGGGCGGCGCCGTACCTCGCCTTCGCGGAATCGGTCTCGGTCGGGACGCAGAATCGCAAGGAGTTCACCGAGATGATCGACGCGGCGCTCGCGGTGAATCCCGACGCCGTTCCGGAGTACCGCCTGGCCAACCTCGTCGCGCAGCGGCGCGCGCGCTGGCTTCTCGCTAAGATCGACGACCTTTTCCTGGAGTAA